The following proteins are co-located in the Indicator indicator isolate 239-I01 chromosome 33, UM_Iind_1.1, whole genome shotgun sequence genome:
- the LOC128977803 gene encoding CCN family member 2-like has translation MSGNWGAVPWTLFLLLLAPGWVESQACTYPCQCPSQPLQCPAGTSHMLDACGCCKVCARQLGELCSLQKPCDHHKGLYCDFSKIRRGSGICLAHEGATCDLLGRIYHNGESFQPTCKLQCICMDGAIGCIPLCSEDLRLPSPECPNPRHVKVHNKCCEEWVCEEGSKENHLETVMAVFSEDPAQKPELNNLQENCLVQTTEWSACSKSCGMGISARVTNNNLQCRLEKETRLCMVRPCDFPMEKTKKGKKCVRTPKPQQSLRFELSGCTSARSYRPKFCGSCTDGRCCTPYTTSTLEVEFRCPEGDFFQRKMMFIKMCSCHYDCPRDNDIFLVTHLRRMVGDHVKTERP, from the exons ATGTCTGGCAATTGGGGGGCAGTGCCCTGGACcctgttcctcctcctcctcgctcCAGGCTGG GTAGAATCACAGGCCTGCACGTATCCATGCCAGtgtccctcccagcctctgcAGTGCCCTGCTGGCACCAGCCACATGTTGGATGCCTGTGGTTGCTGCAAGGTGTGTGCCAGGCAGCTGGGTgagctctgctcactgcagaaacCCTGTGACCATCACAAGGGACTCTACTGTGACTTCTCCAAAATCCGCAGAGGCAGTGGGATCTGCTTAG CTCATGAAGGTGCCACTTGTGACTTGCTGGGCAGGATCTACCACAATggggagagcttccagcccacCTGCAAGCTGCAGTGCATCTGCATGGATGGAGCCATTGGATGCATCCCTCTCTGCTCCGAAGACCTGCGGCTGCCGTCCCCTGAGTGCCCCAACCCTCGGCATGTGAAGGTCCACAATAAGTGCTGTGAGGAGTGGGTCTGTGAGGAGGGTAGCAAGGAAAACCACTTGGAAACAGTCATGGCGG TTTTCAGTGAGGATCCAGCACAGAAGCCAGAGTTGAATAACCTTCAGGAGAACTGCTTGGTGCAGACCACCGAGTGGAGTGCCTGCTCCAAGAGCTGTGGAATGGGCATCTCTGCCCGAGTGACCAACAACAACCTCCAGTGCcgcctggagaaggagactcggCTCTGCATGGTCCGGCCCTGTGACTTCCCCATGGAGAAAACCAAG AAGGGGAAGAAGTGCGTGCGGACCCCAAAGCCACAGCAAAGCCTCCGCTTTGAGCTCTCGGGCTGCACCAGTGCCCGCTCCTACCGGCCCAAGTTCTGCGGCAGCTGCACAGATGGACGCTGCTGCACCCCCTacaccaccagcaccctggaGGTGGAGTTCCGCTGCCCTGAAGGGGACTTCTTCCAGCGCAAGATGATGTTCATCAAGATGTGCTCCTGCCACTACGACTGCCCCCGAGACAACGACATCTTCTTGGTCACACATCTCAGGAGGATGGTTGGAGACCATGTCAAGACTGAGAGGCCGTAG